A region from the Acuticoccus sediminis genome encodes:
- a CDS encoding nitrogen fixation protein NifQ: protein MSEASAIAFYDRLVAAADPARDPFDVHILAAILAVALVDGEGLAAGAGLDHADLARLAEAVFPAAADEIAARGGPAHQRDAEEASVRDVLLVFMSGDPVISRPLAAMVARRCKAPRHLWQDLGLNARSELKSLMTRHFAGFAARNRGDMKWKKFIYRTVCGAEGIPLCPAPTCAECDEVEVCFGDEDGASRLARLAAGAGTAQSRAI, encoded by the coding sequence TTGTCTGAGGCGAGCGCCATCGCCTTCTACGACCGCCTCGTCGCGGCCGCCGATCCCGCGCGCGACCCCTTCGACGTCCACATCCTGGCTGCGATCCTCGCGGTGGCGCTGGTGGACGGGGAGGGGCTCGCGGCGGGGGCGGGCCTCGACCACGCGGACCTCGCCCGTCTCGCCGAGGCGGTGTTTCCCGCCGCCGCGGACGAGATCGCCGCCCGCGGCGGTCCCGCGCACCAACGCGATGCCGAGGAGGCGTCCGTCCGCGACGTCCTGCTGGTCTTCATGAGCGGCGACCCGGTGATCTCGCGGCCGTTGGCGGCGATGGTCGCACGGCGCTGCAAGGCCCCGCGCCACCTCTGGCAGGACCTCGGACTCAACGCCCGCTCCGAGCTGAAGTCGTTGATGACGCGGCACTTCGCCGGGTTCGCCGCCAGGAACCGTGGCGACATGAAATGGAAGAAGTTCATCTATCGCACGGTATGCGGGGCAGAGGGGATCCCGCTGTGCCCCGCACCGACCTGTGCCGAATGCGACGAAGTCGAGGTGTGTTTCGGCGACGAGGACGGCGCCTCGCGGCTGGCCCGCCTCGCGGCCGGCGCCGGGACCGCGCAGTCCCGCGCGATCTGA
- the fdxB gene encoding ferredoxin III, nif-specific: MSAYATRDGREYVPDYLVSIDPERCIGCGRCYKVCGREVMTLKGVNEDGEIVDVDEDDEDEVEKQVMVMNDAGACIGCGACARVCPTGCQSHATEAMALV, encoded by the coding sequence ATGAGCGCGTACGCCACCCGCGACGGGCGGGAGTATGTCCCCGACTACCTCGTCTCCATCGACCCCGAGCGCTGCATCGGCTGCGGCCGCTGCTACAAGGTCTGCGGGCGCGAGGTGATGACGCTGAAGGGCGTCAACGAGGACGGCGAGATCGTCGACGTCGACGAGGATGACGAGGACGAAGTCGAGAAGCAGGTCATGGTGATGAACGACGCCGGCGCCTGCATCGGCTGCGGCGCCTGCGCCAGGGTCTGCCCCACCGGCTGTCAGAGCCATGCAACGGAGGCGATGGCGCTTGTCTGA
- a CDS encoding CCE_0567 family metalloprotein: MSDIETLKAEVKKLSSRATTMKMNLHDLAEDLPVNWQTIMDVASETHATYETLEAKRAELKALEAKAA; encoded by the coding sequence ATGTCCGACATCGAGACCCTCAAGGCCGAAGTGAAGAAGCTCTCCTCCCGGGCCACGACGATGAAGATGAACCTCCACGACCTCGCCGAGGACCTTCCGGTCAACTGGCAGACCATCATGGACGTGGCCTCCGAGACGCACGCCACCTACGAGACGCTGGAGGCCAAACGCGCCGAGCTGAAGGCGCTGGAGGCGAAGGCGGCATGA
- a CDS encoding NifX-associated nitrogen fixation protein codes for MSDAAAVRETNPADLPFIRELVKVWRAQDTHGTWEGKADLDLIEPYIVDKAARRALPIVGDPDPDTVWRLELFFNAVCLMIEKQTRVMITPMMHMHHEGFGRMVLIGGRLIVVNKQLRDVHRFGFDTLEKLAAEGDKYVRQGVGMIEEFPEVAKY; via the coding sequence ATGAGCGACGCCGCCGCCGTACGGGAGACGAACCCCGCAGACCTCCCGTTCATCAGGGAGCTGGTGAAGGTCTGGCGCGCCCAGGACACCCACGGTACGTGGGAGGGGAAGGCCGACCTCGATCTCATCGAGCCCTATATCGTCGACAAGGCCGCCCGCCGCGCGCTTCCCATCGTCGGCGACCCGGACCCCGATACGGTCTGGCGTCTGGAGCTCTTCTTCAACGCCGTCTGCCTGATGATCGAGAAGCAGACGCGCGTGATGATCACGCCGATGATGCACATGCACCACGAGGGCTTCGGCCGCATGGTGCTGATCGGCGGCCGGCTCATCGTGGTGAACAAGCAACTCCGCGACGTCCACCGCTTCGGCTTCGACACCCTCGAAAAGCTCGCCGCCGAGGGCGACAAGTACGTCCGCCAGGGCGTCGGGATGATCGAAGAATTCCCTGAAGTCGCAAAATACTGA
- the nifX gene encoding nitrogen fixation protein NifX — MKVAFATQDGRRVDAHFGWAKTIAIYDLTAEGWTHAETVAFEGDLKEDGDEDKLAPKLEAIRDCAILYVAAIGGSGAARVVAQNIHPMKVSEPEEIEALLEKLRAVLAGNPPPWLRKVMAKGREKTFEFDDEEDAA; from the coding sequence ATGAAGGTCGCATTCGCGACGCAGGATGGTCGCCGCGTCGACGCCCACTTCGGGTGGGCCAAGACCATCGCCATCTACGATCTCACCGCCGAGGGCTGGACCCACGCCGAGACCGTTGCCTTCGAGGGCGACCTCAAGGAGGACGGCGACGAGGACAAGCTCGCCCCCAAGCTCGAGGCCATCAGGGACTGCGCGATCCTCTACGTCGCGGCGATCGGCGGCTCGGGCGCGGCGCGCGTCGTCGCCCAGAACATCCACCCGATGAAGGTCAGCGAGCCGGAAGAGATCGAGGCGCTGCTGGAGAAGCTGCGCGCGGTTCTGGCCGGCAACCCGCCGCCGTGGCTCCGCAAGGTCATGGCCAAGGGCCGGGAGAAGACCTTCGAGTTCGACGACGAGGAGGACGCGGCATGA
- the nifN gene encoding nitrogenase iron-molybdenum cofactor biosynthesis protein NifN gives MATVRASKKSCTVNPLKMSQPIGGALAVMGLRGAMPLLHGSQGCTSFGLVLFTRHFKESIPLQTTAMSEVATVLGGYENVEEAILNIARRTNPEVIGICSTGVTETKGDDLDGFIKLFRERHPEYARLALVTVSTPDFKGAFEDGWAKTVTRAVEALVEPWRGERHPRCVNVLPGAHLSPGDLDELRTIFEDFGLMPTILPDISGSLDGHIPDDFTPTTIGGTSVGDVARMGEAAITIAIGNQMRAAAEALQAKTGVPYRLFERVCGLGAVDELIGFLAEHTGREVPAKYRRQRGQLVDAMLDAHFHTGGVRLAIGAEPDLLLDLSSMLSEIGAEVTAAVTTTPSPSLAKVPTEEVVIGDLEDLETMAAERACDLLVTHSHGRQMAARLDIPFYRAGIPMFDRIGAGHVTHLGYRGTRDTIFRIANLMIAEHERHEPTPDTWRSAGENAGRAHH, from the coding sequence ATGGCGACGGTCCGCGCGTCGAAAAAATCCTGCACCGTCAATCCGCTCAAGATGAGCCAGCCCATCGGCGGCGCGCTCGCCGTCATGGGCCTGAGGGGCGCGATGCCGCTGCTGCACGGCAGTCAGGGTTGCACCTCCTTCGGCCTCGTCCTCTTCACCCGTCACTTCAAGGAGTCGATCCCGCTCCAGACGACGGCGATGAGCGAGGTCGCGACGGTGCTGGGTGGCTATGAAAACGTGGAGGAGGCGATCCTCAACATCGCCAGGCGCACGAACCCCGAGGTGATCGGGATCTGTTCGACGGGCGTCACCGAGACCAAGGGCGACGACCTTGACGGCTTCATCAAGCTCTTCCGTGAGCGCCACCCCGAGTACGCGAGGCTCGCCCTCGTCACCGTCTCGACGCCCGACTTCAAGGGGGCCTTCGAAGACGGCTGGGCGAAGACCGTGACGCGCGCCGTCGAGGCGCTGGTGGAGCCCTGGCGCGGGGAGCGGCACCCCCGCTGCGTGAACGTCCTGCCCGGCGCGCACCTGTCGCCCGGCGACCTCGACGAGCTCAGGACGATCTTCGAGGACTTCGGCCTCATGCCGACGATCCTGCCGGACATCTCCGGCTCCCTCGACGGCCACATCCCCGACGATTTCACCCCCACCACCATCGGCGGCACGTCCGTCGGCGATGTGGCACGGATGGGGGAGGCGGCTATCACCATCGCCATCGGCAACCAGATGCGCGCCGCCGCCGAAGCGCTTCAGGCGAAGACGGGCGTCCCGTACCGGCTCTTCGAACGGGTCTGCGGCCTCGGCGCGGTGGACGAGCTGATCGGCTTCCTCGCCGAGCATACCGGGCGCGAGGTGCCGGCGAAGTACCGCCGCCAGCGCGGCCAGCTCGTCGACGCGATGCTCGACGCGCACTTCCATACCGGCGGCGTGCGTCTTGCCATCGGCGCCGAGCCGGACCTGCTGCTGGACCTCTCGTCGATGCTCTCGGAAATCGGCGCGGAGGTCACCGCCGCAGTCACGACCACGCCCTCGCCCTCGCTCGCGAAGGTGCCGACCGAGGAGGTGGTCATCGGCGACCTCGAGGACCTCGAGACGATGGCGGCGGAACGCGCGTGCGACCTCCTCGTGACCCATAGCCACGGCCGGCAGATGGCGGCGCGCCTCGACATTCCGTTCTACCGCGCCGGAATCCCGATGTTCGACCGCATCGGCGCCGGCCACGTCACGCACCTCGGCTACCGCGGCACCCGCGACACGATCTTTCGGATCGCCAACCTGATGATCGCCGAGCACGAGCGGCACGAGCCCACTCCCGACACCTGGCGTAGTGCCGGCGAGAACGCCGGTCGCGCCCACCACTGA
- the nifE gene encoding nitrogenase iron-molybdenum cofactor biosynthesis protein NifE produces MASLSATIQDVFNEPGCGKNQAKSAKDRKKGCTKALQPGGAAGGCAFDGAKIALQPFTDVAHLVHGPIACEGNSWDNRGAKSSGSQLWRTGFTTDITEHDVVFGGEKRLFKAIRQILDSHDPEAIFVYQTCVPAMIGDDINAVCRAAAEKFGKPVIPVNSPGFVGAKNLGNKLAGEALLEHVIGTIEPDDVSPYDINIIGEYNLSGELWQVKPLLDELGIRIRACISGDAKYRDVAMSHRARAAMMVCSKAMINVARKMEERYGIPYFEGSFYGIEDSSDALRQIAGLLVQQGADPELMDRTEALIAREEAKAWAAIRPFRPRFAGKKVLLITGGVKSWSVVAALQEAGLELVGTSVKKSTREDKEKIKKLMGEDAHMIENMTPREMYKMLRDARADIMLSGARSQFVALKAFMPWLDINQERHHAYMGYVGMVTLLTEIEKALLNPVWAEVRRRPPWEVEATWQERAIAQPDAATVAASAPTAVPVTPMASPTPALQAVE; encoded by the coding sequence ATGGCTTCATTGTCGGCCACCATCCAGGACGTCTTCAACGAGCCGGGATGCGGAAAGAACCAGGCGAAATCTGCCAAGGACCGCAAGAAGGGCTGCACCAAGGCGCTGCAGCCCGGCGGCGCCGCCGGCGGATGCGCCTTCGACGGCGCCAAGATCGCGTTGCAGCCGTTCACGGACGTCGCCCATCTCGTCCACGGTCCGATCGCCTGCGAGGGCAACTCGTGGGACAACCGGGGCGCAAAATCCTCCGGCAGCCAGCTCTGGCGCACCGGCTTCACCACCGACATCACCGAGCACGACGTCGTCTTCGGGGGTGAGAAGCGGCTCTTCAAGGCCATCCGCCAGATCCTCGACAGCCACGACCCCGAGGCGATCTTCGTCTATCAGACGTGCGTGCCGGCGATGATCGGCGACGACATCAACGCCGTCTGCAGGGCGGCAGCCGAGAAGTTTGGCAAGCCCGTGATCCCGGTGAACTCGCCGGGCTTCGTCGGCGCGAAGAACCTCGGCAACAAGCTCGCGGGTGAAGCCCTGCTGGAACATGTCATCGGCACCATCGAGCCGGACGACGTCTCACCCTACGACATCAACATCATCGGCGAGTACAACCTGTCGGGCGAGCTTTGGCAGGTGAAGCCGCTGCTCGACGAACTCGGCATCCGCATCCGCGCCTGCATCTCGGGCGACGCGAAGTACCGCGACGTCGCCATGTCCCACCGTGCCAGGGCGGCGATGATGGTGTGCTCCAAGGCGATGATCAACGTCGCCCGCAAGATGGAGGAGCGCTACGGCATCCCGTACTTCGAGGGCTCGTTCTACGGCATCGAGGACTCGTCAGATGCGCTGCGCCAGATCGCCGGCCTTCTCGTCCAGCAGGGCGCCGATCCGGAGCTGATGGACCGCACCGAGGCGCTCATCGCCCGTGAGGAGGCGAAGGCCTGGGCCGCGATCCGGCCGTTCCGCCCGCGCTTTGCCGGCAAGAAGGTGCTGCTCATCACCGGCGGCGTGAAGTCCTGGTCCGTCGTCGCGGCGCTGCAGGAGGCTGGGTTGGAGCTGGTCGGCACCTCGGTGAAGAAGTCGACCAGGGAGGACAAGGAGAAGATCAAGAAGCTGATGGGCGAGGACGCCCACATGATCGAGAACATGACGCCGCGCGAGATGTACAAGATGCTCCGCGACGCGAGAGCCGACATCATGCTGTCCGGCGCGCGGTCCCAATTCGTGGCGCTCAAGGCGTTCATGCCCTGGCTCGACATCAACCAGGAGCGCCACCACGCCTACATGGGCTATGTCGGGATGGTGACGCTCCTGACGGAGATCGAGAAGGCGCTCCTCAACCCGGTGTGGGCCGAGGTGCGCCGCCGTCCGCCATGGGAGGTCGAGGCGACCTGGCAGGAGCGCGCCATCGCCCAGCCGGACGCGGCGACCGTCGCGGCGAGCGCGCCGACCGCGGTTCCGGTCACGCCGATGGCGAGCCCCACTCCCGCGCTCCAGGCAGTGGAGTAG
- the nifK gene encoding nitrogenase molybdenum-iron protein subunit beta produces MTQNADNVLDHFELFRGPEYQQMLENKRRMFENPKPAEDIERVREWTKTEEYKDKNFAREALTVNPAKACQPLGAVFVATGFEGTIPFVHGSQGCVAYYRSHLSRHFKEPTSCVSSSMTEDAAVFGGLNNMVDGLANTYSLYKPKMIAVSTTCMAEVIGDDLNAFIKTAKEKESLPADFDVPFAHTPAFVGSHVTGYDNALKGIVEHFWDGKAGTAPKLERQVNGSINFIGGFDGYCVGNMREVKRIFDLMGVEYTLLGDNSDVFDTPTDGEFRMYDGGTTLEEAANAIHARATVSMQHFCTEKTLPMIEGHGHEVASFHHPVGVAGTDQFLMEVARLAGVKIPEALDKERGRLVDAIADSQAHIHGKRFAIYGDPDLTIGLSKFLLELGAEPVHVLSTNGGKAWAARMEEVFASSPFGADCKAYAGKDLWHMRSLLFTEPVDFLIGNTYGKYLERDTGTPLIRLGFPIFDRHHKHRYPVWGYQGGLNVLVTILDKIFDEMDKNTNVPSKTDYSYDIIR; encoded by the coding sequence ATGACGCAGAACGCTGACAACGTGCTCGACCACTTCGAGCTCTTCCGCGGTCCGGAATACCAGCAGATGCTGGAGAACAAGCGCCGCATGTTCGAGAACCCGAAGCCCGCGGAGGATATCGAGCGGGTCAGGGAGTGGACCAAGACGGAAGAGTACAAGGACAAGAACTTCGCCCGCGAGGCATTGACGGTGAACCCGGCCAAGGCCTGCCAGCCGCTCGGCGCGGTGTTCGTGGCGACCGGGTTCGAGGGCACGATCCCCTTCGTCCACGGCTCGCAGGGCTGCGTGGCCTACTACCGCTCCCACCTGTCGCGCCACTTCAAGGAGCCGACCTCGTGCGTCTCCTCCTCGATGACCGAGGATGCGGCGGTCTTCGGCGGCCTCAACAACATGGTGGACGGCCTCGCCAACACCTACAGCCTCTACAAGCCGAAGATGATCGCGGTCTCCACGACCTGCATGGCGGAGGTCATCGGTGACGACCTCAACGCCTTCATCAAGACGGCGAAGGAAAAGGAATCGCTGCCCGCCGACTTCGACGTTCCCTTCGCCCACACGCCGGCCTTCGTCGGCAGCCACGTCACCGGCTACGACAATGCGCTGAAGGGCATCGTCGAACACTTCTGGGACGGCAAGGCCGGCACAGCGCCGAAGCTGGAGCGCCAGGTGAACGGCTCGATCAACTTCATCGGCGGCTTCGACGGCTACTGCGTCGGCAACATGCGCGAGGTGAAGCGCATCTTCGACCTGATGGGCGTCGAGTACACGCTGCTGGGCGACAACTCCGACGTCTTCGACACGCCGACCGACGGCGAGTTCCGCATGTACGACGGCGGGACCACTCTGGAGGAGGCGGCGAACGCGATCCACGCCAGGGCCACCGTCTCCATGCAGCACTTCTGCACCGAGAAGACGCTGCCGATGATCGAGGGTCACGGCCACGAGGTCGCCTCCTTCCACCATCCGGTCGGCGTCGCCGGGACGGACCAGTTCCTCATGGAGGTCGCCCGCCTCGCCGGCGTGAAGATCCCCGAGGCTCTGGACAAGGAGCGTGGCCGGCTGGTCGACGCGATCGCCGACAGCCAGGCCCACATCCACGGCAAGCGCTTCGCCATCTACGGCGACCCGGACCTCACGATCGGCCTCTCCAAGTTCCTCCTTGAACTGGGCGCCGAGCCGGTCCACGTGTTGTCCACCAATGGCGGCAAGGCGTGGGCGGCCAGGATGGAGGAGGTCTTCGCGTCCTCGCCGTTCGGGGCGGACTGCAAGGCCTACGCGGGCAAGGACCTGTGGCACATGCGCTCGCTGCTCTTCACCGAGCCGGTCGACTTCCTCATCGGCAATACCTACGGCAAGTACCTGGAGCGCGATACGGGCACCCCGCTCATCCGCCTCGGCTTCCCGATCTTCGACCGGCACCACAAGCACCGCTACCCGGTGTGGGGCTATCAGGGCGGCCTGAACGTTCTCGTGACGATCCTCGACAAGATCTTCGACGAGATGGACAAGAACACCAACGTCCCGTCCAAGACCGACTACTCCTACGACATCATCCGCTGA
- the nifD gene encoding nitrogenase molybdenum-iron protein alpha chain — MSLPKDASVDEVKARNRELIDDVLKAYPAKSAKRRAKHLNVHNDGKSDCGVKSNLKSIPGVMTIRGCAYAGSKGVVWGPIKDMIHISHGPVGCGQYSWAARRNYYIGTTGVDTFVTMQFTSDFQEKDIVFGGDKKLAKIMDEIEELFPLNNGITVQSECPIGLIGDDIEAVSKQKSKEYSKTIVPVRCEGFRGVSQSLGHHIANDAVRDFVFDKLDMSAEPKIEPGPYDIAIIGDYNIGGDAWSSRILLEEMGLRVVAQWSGDGTLAELEATPRVKLNVLHCYRSMNYISRHMEEKYGIPWCEYNFFGPSKIAESLRKIAGFFDDKVKEGAERVIAKYQPLMDQVIARYRPRLEGKTVMLFVGGLRPRHVIGAYEDLGMEVVGTGYEFGHNDDYQRTAQHYVKDGTLIYDDVTGYEFEKFVETIQPDLVGSGIKEKYVFQKMGVPFRQMHSWDYSGPYHGYDGFAIFARDMDMAINAPVWNLPQAPWKQTPKPMLMAAE, encoded by the coding sequence ATGAGCTTGCCCAAAGACGCAAGTGTCGACGAGGTCAAGGCCCGCAACCGGGAATTGATCGACGACGTCCTGAAAGCCTACCCGGCGAAATCCGCCAAGCGGCGCGCCAAGCACCTCAACGTGCACAACGACGGCAAGTCCGACTGCGGCGTGAAGTCGAACCTGAAGTCCATCCCGGGCGTGATGACCATCCGCGGCTGCGCCTACGCCGGCTCGAAGGGCGTGGTGTGGGGTCCGATCAAGGACATGATCCACATCTCCCACGGTCCGGTCGGCTGCGGCCAGTATTCCTGGGCCGCGCGGCGCAACTACTACATCGGCACCACTGGCGTGGACACCTTCGTGACGATGCAGTTCACCTCCGACTTCCAGGAGAAGGACATCGTCTTCGGCGGTGACAAGAAGCTCGCCAAGATCATGGACGAGATCGAGGAGCTGTTCCCGCTCAACAACGGCATCACCGTCCAGTCCGAGTGCCCGATCGGCCTCATCGGCGACGACATCGAGGCCGTCTCGAAGCAGAAGTCCAAGGAATACAGCAAGACGATCGTCCCGGTCCGCTGCGAAGGCTTCCGCGGCGTGTCCCAGTCGCTCGGCCACCACATCGCCAACGACGCGGTGCGCGACTTCGTCTTCGACAAGCTGGACATGAGCGCCGAGCCGAAGATCGAGCCCGGACCGTACGACATCGCCATCATCGGCGACTACAACATCGGCGGCGACGCGTGGTCCTCGCGCATCCTGCTGGAGGAGATGGGCCTGCGGGTCGTCGCGCAGTGGTCCGGCGACGGCACGCTCGCCGAGCTGGAGGCGACGCCGCGCGTCAAGCTCAACGTCCTGCACTGCTACCGCTCGATGAACTACATCTCGCGGCACATGGAAGAGAAGTACGGCATCCCCTGGTGCGAGTACAACTTCTTCGGTCCGTCCAAGATCGCCGAGTCGCTGCGCAAGATCGCCGGCTTCTTCGACGACAAGGTCAAGGAGGGCGCCGAGCGCGTCATCGCGAAGTACCAGCCGCTGATGGACCAGGTCATCGCCCGGTACCGGCCGCGGCTGGAAGGCAAGACCGTGATGCTCTTCGTCGGCGGCCTGCGCCCGCGCCACGTCATCGGCGCCTACGAGGACCTCGGCATGGAGGTCGTCGGCACCGGGTACGAGTTCGGCCACAACGACGACTATCAACGCACCGCCCAGCACTACGTGAAGGACGGAACGCTGATCTACGACGACGTGACCGGCTACGAGTTCGAGAAGTTCGTCGAGACGATCCAGCCGGATCTGGTCGGCTCAGGCATCAAGGAGAAGTACGTCTTCCAGAAGATGGGCGTGCCGTTCCGCCAGATGCACTCGTGGGACTACTCGGGCCCCTACCACGGCTACGACGGGTTCGCGATCTTCGCCCGCGACATGGACATGGCGATCAACGCCCCCGTCTGGAACCTGCCCCAGGCTCCCTGGAAGCAAACCCCCAAGCCGATGCTGATGGCCGCCGAGTAA
- the nifH gene encoding nitrogenase iron protein: MSSLRQIAFYGKGGIGKSTTSQNTLAALAELGQRIMIVGCDPKADSTRLMLHAKAQDTILSLAAEAGSVEDLELEDVLKIGYKDIKCVESGGPEPGVGCAGRGVITSINFLEENGAYDDLDYVSYDVLGDVVCGGFAMPIRENKAQEIYIVMSGEMMAMYAANNISKGILKYANSGGVRLGGLICNERQTDKELELAESLAKKLGTELIYFVPRDNIVQHAELRRMTVVEYAPESRQADHYRALARKIHENAGNGVIPTPITMDELEDLLMEHGIMKQVDETQVGKTAAELSVA; encoded by the coding sequence ATGTCGTCATTGAGACAGATTGCGTTCTACGGCAAAGGTGGCATCGGCAAGTCGACCACCTCTCAGAACACCCTCGCCGCGCTCGCCGAGCTGGGCCAGCGCATCATGATCGTCGGCTGCGATCCGAAGGCCGATTCCACCCGCCTGATGCTGCACGCCAAGGCGCAGGATACCATCCTGTCGCTCGCTGCCGAGGCCGGCTCGGTGGAGGACCTCGAACTCGAGGACGTCCTGAAGATCGGCTACAAGGACATCAAGTGCGTCGAGTCCGGCGGCCCCGAGCCGGGCGTCGGTTGCGCCGGCCGCGGCGTCATCACCTCGATCAACTTCCTCGAGGAGAACGGCGCCTACGACGATCTCGACTATGTCTCCTACGACGTGCTCGGGGACGTCGTGTGCGGCGGCTTCGCGATGCCCATCCGCGAGAACAAGGCGCAAGAGATCTACATCGTCATGTCCGGCGAGATGATGGCGATGTATGCCGCCAACAACATCTCCAAGGGCATTCTGAAGTACGCCAATTCCGGCGGCGTGCGCCTCGGCGGCCTCATCTGCAACGAGCGTCAGACCGACAAGGAGCTGGAACTCGCCGAGAGCCTCGCCAAGAAGCTCGGCACCGAGCTCATCTACTTCGTGCCGCGCGACAACATCGTCCAGCACGCCGAGCTGCGCCGCATGACCGTGGTCGAGTACGCCCCGGAATCCAGGCAGGCCGACCATTACCGCGCCCTCGCCCGCAAGATCCACGAGAACGCCGGCAACGGCGTGATCCCGACGCCGATCACCATGGACGAGCTGGAAGACCTCCTCATGGAGCACGGCATCATGAAGCAGGTCGACGAGACCCAGGTCGGCAAGACCGCGGCCGAACTCTCCGTCGCGTAA
- a CDS encoding rhodanese-like domain-containing protein yields the protein MQIGVETSKAVDQRRVFVIDADDVTRTVLQFMLQDEIETHEVASLDEAFVKGVDWLKPHLILLGASLLSGNAQGVVAEIFQRFGGVRLVIVADASDDPAVTAALRAGAHGTILKPPHPRGGAQEGGHGPRPYRRRTARHPPRPLTTRRRISDMTRQVFRHIDVADALTLLDSPGIRVFDIRDKGSYDKRHVDGARHLTILDFETVIKTTARDTVVLVYCYHGFASQEYAAAFCDFGFQTVYSLDGGFEAWAQAVDQPPVRGDAGWLARGQRGAAPRHAAAG from the coding sequence ATGCAGATCGGTGTCGAGACCTCCAAGGCCGTCGACCAGCGACGCGTGTTCGTCATCGACGCGGACGACGTCACCCGCACCGTCCTCCAGTTCATGCTGCAGGACGAGATCGAGACCCACGAAGTCGCCTCCCTCGACGAGGCCTTCGTGAAGGGGGTCGACTGGCTGAAGCCGCACCTCATCCTCCTCGGCGCGTCCCTGCTGAGCGGGAACGCCCAAGGCGTCGTTGCCGAGATCTTTCAGCGCTTCGGCGGGGTTCGCCTCGTCATCGTCGCGGACGCCAGCGACGATCCGGCCGTCACCGCGGCGCTGCGTGCAGGCGCGCACGGCACCATCCTCAAGCCCCCTCACCCTCGAGGCGGTGCGCAGGAAGGTGGACACGGTCCTCGGCCGTACCGGCGCCGCACCGCTCGTCACCCTCCCCGGCCTCTAACGACACGACGAAGGATTTCCGACATGACACGACAGGTGTTCCGACACATCGACGTCGCCGATGCGCTGACGCTTCTCGACAGCCCGGGCATTCGGGTCTTCGACATTCGCGACAAGGGTTCGTACGACAAGCGACACGTCGACGGCGCCCGCCACCTGACGATCCTCGACTTCGAAACCGTCATCAAGACGACGGCGCGGGACACGGTCGTCCTCGTGTACTGCTACCACGGCTTCGCCAGCCAGGAGTACGCGGCCGCGTTCTGCGACTTCGGCTTCCAGACCGTCTACAGCCTCGACGGCGGGTTCGAGGCGTGGGCGCAGGCGGTCGACCAGCCCCCGGTGCGCGGCGACGCCGGCTGGCTCGCCCGCGGACAACGCGGTGCCGCCCCGCGCCACGCCGCCGCAGGCTGA